Proteins encoded in a region of the Trueperaceae bacterium genome:
- the hflX gene encoding GTPase HflX yields the protein MRALATLAIELATPVSVLIDRRGRVATVALADADGTPVPPRPGESEARLRGLTLVHVHPGGGGLSDADLTALFLGRLDAMVAVEAFGDAGHAPDLGAAHVALVAPPSSEAEDWILDPPTSLAALERDDLAARVRALEEEMARSAGARDVARSSAERAVLVGLDVGGDEDADARLEELGELVRSAGATVAAARMQTRARPDPKTVVGRGKLRDLVSLAYHEDADLLVFDRELDPAQAREIEAATQLKVLDRTQVILDIFAQNARGREAQVQVELAQLQYQLPRLAGRGAGFSRLGGGIGTRGPGETKLEVDRRRIRDRIAALQDEVDRIAQRRERTRKNRTDAGTPVVALVGYTNAGKSTLFNALAKADVLARDALFATLRPTTREGWLPALGAWGGKVIYTDTVGFLRDLPEPLVNAFRATLEELDDADLLLHVVDGAAPGAADRVDAVERILDRAVATPPRQVVLNKADAMDDAARRDLELRYGARAVSARTGAGLDALKADLAAKIEGDDHVPLPDDPAAAWGVVTTES from the coding sequence GTGCGCGCGCTCGCGACCCTCGCGATCGAGCTCGCGACGCCCGTGTCGGTCCTGATCGACCGCCGCGGGCGCGTCGCGACCGTCGCGCTCGCCGACGCCGACGGGACGCCGGTCCCCCCGCGGCCGGGCGAGTCGGAGGCGCGCCTGCGGGGCCTGACCCTGGTGCACGTCCACCCGGGCGGCGGCGGCCTGAGCGACGCCGACCTCACCGCGTTGTTCCTGGGGCGGCTCGACGCGATGGTCGCCGTCGAAGCGTTCGGGGATGCCGGGCACGCCCCCGACCTGGGGGCGGCCCACGTCGCCCTCGTCGCGCCGCCGTCCAGCGAAGCGGAGGACTGGATCCTCGACCCGCCGACGTCGCTCGCGGCGCTCGAGCGCGACGACCTGGCGGCCCGCGTCCGCGCGCTCGAGGAGGAGATGGCGCGCAGCGCCGGGGCGCGCGACGTCGCGCGCAGCTCCGCGGAACGCGCGGTCCTCGTCGGCCTGGACGTCGGCGGGGACGAGGACGCCGACGCCCGCCTCGAGGAGCTCGGGGAGCTGGTGCGTTCCGCGGGGGCGACGGTCGCCGCGGCGCGCATGCAGACCCGCGCGCGGCCGGACCCGAAGACGGTCGTCGGGCGCGGGAAACTCCGCGACCTGGTGTCGCTCGCGTACCACGAGGACGCCGACCTGCTGGTGTTCGACCGGGAGCTCGATCCGGCGCAGGCGCGCGAGATCGAGGCGGCGACGCAGCTAAAGGTGCTCGACCGCACGCAGGTGATCCTGGACATCTTCGCGCAGAACGCGCGGGGGCGCGAAGCGCAGGTGCAGGTCGAGCTGGCGCAGCTGCAGTACCAACTGCCCCGCCTCGCCGGCCGCGGAGCCGGCTTCAGCCGCCTCGGGGGGGGGATCGGGACGCGCGGGCCGGGCGAAACGAAGCTCGAGGTGGACCGGCGCCGCATCCGCGACCGCATCGCCGCGCTGCAGGACGAGGTGGACCGCATCGCGCAGCGGCGCGAACGGACCCGCAAGAACCGCACCGATGCCGGCACGCCGGTCGTGGCGTTGGTGGGGTACACGAACGCCGGCAAATCGACGTTGTTCAACGCCCTCGCGAAGGCGGACGTGCTGGCGCGCGACGCGCTGTTCGCCACGCTCCGGCCGACGACCCGCGAGGGGTGGCTGCCGGCGCTCGGCGCGTGGGGCGGCAAGGTGATCTACACCGACACCGTCGGGTTCCTCCGGGACCTGCCCGAACCGCTGGTGAACGCCTTCCGCGCGACGCTGGAGGAGCTCGACGACGCGGACCTGCTGCTGCACGTCGTCGACGGCGCCGCGCCCGGCGCGGCGGACCGCGTCGATGCGGTCGAACGGATCCTCGATCGCGCCGTCGCGACGCCCCCGCGGCAGGTGGTGCTGAACAAGGCGGACGCGATGGACGACGCCGCCCGGCGGGATCTGGAGCTGCGCTACGGGGCGCGGGCGGTGTCCGCGCGCACCGGTGCGGGCCTGGACGCCCTGAAGGCCGACCTCGCGGCGAAGATCGAGGGGGACGACCACGTACCCCTGCCCGACGACCCGGCGGCGGCGTGGGGGGTCGTGACGACGGAGTCCTGA
- a CDS encoding M42 family metallopeptidase produces MDFDYALLKELSETPGIPGREEGVRERVRAALEGLDVASRVDAMGNLIVETAGAEGAPKVMVAAHMDEIGFVVSHVGDDGFLRLQPLGGFDARNLFARQVLVHPRGGTPRVGILNPAVKPVHVAGPDDKTKVPELSEFAVDLGLDADAVKAEVRVGDMVTLHQTFQDLGDVVTGKALDNRAGVWVLIETLRRLEAPAVRVRAVFSVQEEVGLRGATSSAFGVAPDVGIGLDTTLAVDTPGTPDHQAVTRLGDGVALKVMDSSMVSHGWLLDRMADLATRHDLPHQYEVLPRGGTDGGAMQRSREGVATTTVSLPTRYIHTVAEMEHKRDLEAAVRLLVAFLQDEHAALAPSA; encoded by the coding sequence ATGGATTTCGATTACGCACTGCTCAAGGAGTTGTCGGAAACGCCGGGGATTCCCGGCCGCGAAGAGGGGGTCCGCGAGCGCGTCCGCGCGGCGCTCGAGGGCCTCGACGTCGCGAGCCGGGTCGACGCGATGGGGAACCTCATCGTCGAGACCGCCGGGGCGGAGGGCGCCCCGAAGGTCATGGTGGCGGCCCACATGGACGAGATCGGGTTCGTCGTCTCGCACGTCGGGGACGACGGCTTCCTGCGCCTGCAGCCGCTCGGGGGGTTCGACGCCCGCAACCTGTTCGCGCGGCAGGTCCTCGTTCACCCGCGCGGCGGGACGCCGCGCGTCGGGATCCTGAACCCCGCCGTGAAGCCGGTGCACGTCGCGGGCCCCGACGACAAGACCAAGGTGCCCGAGCTGTCGGAGTTCGCCGTCGATCTCGGGTTGGACGCCGACGCCGTGAAGGCGGAGGTCCGGGTCGGCGACATGGTGACGCTGCACCAGACGTTCCAGGACCTCGGGGACGTCGTGACCGGCAAGGCGCTCGACAACCGCGCCGGCGTGTGGGTCCTGATCGAGACGCTCCGTCGCCTCGAGGCGCCCGCCGTCCGGGTGCGCGCGGTCTTCAGCGTGCAGGAGGAGGTCGGCCTGCGCGGCGCGACGAGCAGCGCGTTCGGGGTGGCGCCCGACGTCGGCATCGGGCTCGACACGACCCTCGCGGTCGATACGCCCGGGACGCCCGACCACCAGGCGGTCACCCGCCTCGGGGACGGCGTCGCGCTGAAGGTGATGGACTCGTCGATGGTGTCGCACGGGTGGCTGCTGGACCGCATGGCGGACCTCGCGACCCGCCACGACCTCCCCCACCAGTACGAGGTGCTGCCGCGCGGCGGGACGGACGGCGGCGCGATGCAACGCAGCCGCGAGGGGGTCGCCACCACGACCGTGTCGCTGCCGACGCGCTACATCCACACCGTCGCGGAGATGGAGCACAAGCGCGACCTCGAGGCCGCCGTGCGGCTGTTGGTGGCGTTCCTGCAGGACGAGCACGCCGCCCTCGCGCCGAGCGCCTGA
- a CDS encoding metallophosphoesterase family protein, protein MRIGVLSDVHANLPALRAALAALDGAQVDATLCLGDVVGYGPHPNETIRLLREREVTCTLGGADARVAFPVGEADAPRAGVADATLAWTRDVLEPAALAWLRERPTQVRLRTPGGCVRAVHGRVGDPWRRLDVRATPQELLRTFDAVGCPVLALGGRHVPYVRTLDGKLAVDPGSVGLSLNGEPGADYAVLDVREGDATAQLGKAEYDVEAVAFDVLGWGLPAAVADAVREGRLAPDATERGRGSAAPEGDD, encoded by the coding sequence ATGCGCATCGGGGTCCTGAGCGACGTCCACGCCAACCTCCCGGCGTTGCGCGCAGCGCTCGCCGCGCTGGACGGTGCGCAGGTCGACGCGACCCTGTGCCTCGGGGACGTCGTCGGGTACGGACCGCACCCCAACGAAACGATCCGCCTCCTGCGCGAGCGGGAGGTGACGTGCACGCTCGGGGGTGCCGACGCCCGCGTCGCCTTTCCCGTCGGGGAGGCCGACGCGCCCCGCGCGGGGGTGGCGGACGCGACGTTGGCGTGGACGCGCGACGTGCTCGAGCCCGCCGCGTTGGCGTGGTTGCGGGAGCGCCCCACGCAGGTGCGCCTGCGTACGCCCGGCGGCTGCGTCCGCGCGGTGCACGGGCGGGTGGGCGACCCGTGGCGGCGGCTGGACGTGCGCGCGACGCCGCAGGAGCTCCTGCGGACGTTCGACGCGGTCGGCTGTCCGGTCCTGGCGTTGGGGGGACGGCACGTCCCGTACGTCCGCACGCTCGACGGGAAGCTGGCGGTCGACCCGGGGTCGGTCGGGCTGTCGCTGAACGGCGAGCCCGGCGCGGACTACGCGGTCCTGGACGTCCGCGAGGGGGACGCCACCGCGCAGCTCGGGAAGGCCGAGTACGACGTCGAAGCGGTCGCCTTCGACGTGCTGGGGTGGGGCCTGCCGGCCGCCGTCGCCGACGCGGTACGGGAGGGCCGCTTGGCGCCCGACGCCACCGAACGGGGGCGCGGGTCGGCCGCGCCGGAGGGGGACGACTGA
- a CDS encoding acetyl-CoA C-acyltransferase — MNDAGDRPPAPDDVVVVSAARTPHGALQGALASVPAAQLGATAARGALRRAGLDVPEAAPEGGAGDALADVVDLALFGNVLQAGQGQAPARQATLAAGLPHVTPTATINKMCGSGLEAIVQGARALKLGEVRTVLAGGMESMSRAPYLLPGARDGYRLGHREVVDSVVHDGLWDVYADAHMGACAEVCARTYAFDRATQDAFALRSYERAQAATASGVAAWEIEPVVVPGRKGPPTVVDADEGPSKVDPERVPTLRPAFEADGTITAANASSIDDGAAALLLATRAEADRRGWPVLARLEGWATHAQDPTWFTTAPVAAMRTLFERTGWTPASVERYEINEAFAVVPLAAMEAFDLPAEKVDVLGGAIALGHPIGASGARIVVTLLNALRVADARRGVASICIGGGEAWALALTREGA; from the coding sequence ATGAACGACGCCGGCGACCGTCCCCCCGCCCCCGACGACGTGGTCGTCGTCTCCGCCGCCCGCACCCCGCACGGGGCCCTGCAAGGGGCGCTCGCGTCGGTCCCCGCCGCGCAGCTCGGCGCGACCGCGGCGCGCGGCGCCCTCCGCCGCGCCGGCCTCGACGTGCCCGAAGCCGCCCCCGAGGGCGGGGCCGGCGACGCCCTCGCGGACGTCGTGGACCTCGCGCTGTTCGGCAACGTCCTGCAGGCCGGCCAGGGGCAGGCGCCCGCCCGGCAGGCGACGCTCGCGGCCGGCCTCCCGCACGTCACGCCGACCGCGACGATCAACAAGATGTGCGGCAGCGGCCTCGAAGCGATCGTGCAGGGCGCCCGCGCCCTCAAGCTGGGGGAGGTCCGCACCGTCCTCGCGGGCGGCATGGAGTCGATGTCGCGCGCGCCGTACCTGCTGCCCGGCGCCCGCGACGGCTACCGCCTCGGGCACCGCGAGGTCGTGGACTCCGTCGTGCACGACGGCCTGTGGGACGTCTACGCCGACGCGCACATGGGCGCCTGCGCGGAGGTGTGCGCCCGGACGTACGCCTTCGACCGCGCGACGCAGGACGCCTTCGCGCTCCGCAGTTACGAGCGGGCGCAGGCCGCGACCGCGTCCGGCGTCGCGGCGTGGGAGATCGAACCGGTCGTCGTGCCCGGCCGCAAGGGCCCCCCCACCGTGGTCGACGCCGACGAGGGCCCGAGCAAGGTCGATCCCGAGCGCGTGCCGACCCTCCGGCCCGCGTTCGAGGCGGACGGCACCATCACCGCGGCGAACGCCTCGTCGATCGACGACGGCGCCGCGGCGCTGCTGCTCGCGACCCGCGCCGAAGCGGACCGGCGCGGGTGGCCGGTCCTCGCGCGGCTCGAGGGGTGGGCGACGCACGCGCAGGACCCCACCTGGTTCACCACCGCCCCGGTCGCGGCGATGCGCACCCTCTTCGAGCGGACCGGCTGGACGCCGGCGTCCGTCGAGCGCTACGAGATCAACGAGGCGTTCGCCGTCGTCCCGCTCGCCGCGATGGAGGCGTTCGACCTCCCCGCCGAGAAGGTCGACGTGCTCGGGGGCGCCATCGCGCTGGGGCACCCCATCGGCGCGTCCGGCGCCCGCATCGTCGTGACGCTCCTGAACGCCCTCCGCGTCGCGGACGCCCGGCGGGGCGTCGCGTCGATCTGCATCGGGGGCGGCGAAGCGTGGGCGTTGGCCCTCACCCGCGAGGGCGCCTGA
- a CDS encoding alpha/beta fold hydrolase: PAVYRGGGAPAASRWLLATPQFERIGPLLMRQLGGPRGESLLRAAYADPDRLPPEVLEASRAAVNVDAWDVALWELVKASRATDVGERLGNVQVPVQVVTGAADPVVPPEESRRVADALPDATWTAIPDCGHAPHEACPEPVLAAVRAALDGTAPGPR, translated from the coding sequence CGCCGGCGGTGTACCGCGGCGGGGGGGCGCCGGCCGCCAGCCGCTGGCTATTGGCGACCCCGCAGTTCGAGCGGATCGGGCCGCTGCTGATGCGGCAGTTGGGCGGCCCGCGGGGCGAGAGCCTGCTGCGCGCGGCGTACGCCGACCCCGACCGGCTGCCGCCGGAGGTCCTGGAGGCCTCCCGCGCCGCCGTGAACGTCGACGCCTGGGACGTCGCCCTGTGGGAGCTCGTGAAGGCCAGCCGCGCGACCGACGTCGGCGAGCGGTTGGGGAATGTTCAGGTCCCGGTGCAGGTGGTGACCGGGGCGGCGGACCCGGTCGTGCCGCCCGAGGAATCGCGCCGCGTCGCGGACGCCCTCCCCGACGCGACGTGGACGGCGATCCCCGACTGCGGGCACGCGCCCCACGAGGCGTGCCCGGAACCGGTCCTCGCGGCGGTGCGCGCGGCGCTCGACGGGACGGCCCCCGGCCCCCGCTAG